From the Stenotrophomonas bentonitica genome, one window contains:
- a CDS encoding YchJ family metal-binding protein, whose amino-acid sequence MSPSDPCPCGLPHPYAACCGRFHAGEAAPDAEALMRSRYSAYVKQLPEYLLASWHPDTRPETLSLDEPAGQRTRWLGLTVHEHSKGDPDHAQVRFTARYRIGGGSAVKMQEHSRFVRLDGRWFYLDAFP is encoded by the coding sequence ATGAGCCCTTCCGATCCGTGCCCCTGCGGCCTTCCGCACCCCTACGCCGCCTGCTGCGGCCGTTTCCATGCCGGCGAGGCGGCGCCCGACGCCGAGGCGTTGATGCGCTCGCGTTACAGCGCCTACGTGAAGCAGTTGCCCGAGTACCTGCTGGCCAGCTGGCACCCCGACACCCGTCCCGAAACCCTGTCGCTGGACGAGCCCGCCGGGCAGCGCACGCGCTGGCTGGGGCTGACCGTGCACGAGCACAGCAAGGGCGACCCCGACCACGCCCAGGTCCGGTTCACCGCGCGCTACCGGATCGGCGGCGGCAGTGCGGTCAAAATGCAGGAACACAGCCGCTTCGTGCGCCTGGACGGGCGCTGGTTCTACCTCGACGCCTTTCCCTGA
- a CDS encoding sulfite exporter TauE/SafE family protein, with protein sequence MFELVPPELLWLVAIAFIAGLVDAAVGGGGLVQLPGLFTVLPQQTPAMLFGTNKFSSMFGTAAAAFRYARNVRFPWRPVLFAAGTAFVFSFAGATAVSLLPKDAVRPLVLVLLVAMLGYTLWKKDFGALHRPREIGRRELTIALAIGAVIGFYDGFFGPGTGSFLIFLFVRFFGLDFLRASAASKVVNLATNVAAISFFVPTGNILWLFAIPMAAANITGSVVGTRLALRGGTPFIRKLFVGLVVVLIARMAWDTFAG encoded by the coding sequence GTGTTCGAGCTGGTACCCCCTGAGTTGTTGTGGTTGGTGGCGATTGCCTTCATTGCCGGTCTGGTCGATGCCGCCGTGGGTGGCGGCGGCCTGGTGCAGTTGCCGGGGCTGTTCACGGTGCTGCCGCAGCAGACGCCGGCCATGCTGTTTGGTACCAACAAGTTCAGTTCGATGTTCGGCACCGCCGCGGCGGCATTCCGTTACGCGCGCAATGTGCGCTTCCCGTGGCGGCCGGTGCTGTTCGCAGCGGGCACGGCATTCGTGTTCTCTTTCGCCGGGGCCACCGCGGTCAGCCTGCTGCCCAAGGACGCGGTGCGGCCGCTGGTGCTGGTGCTGCTGGTGGCGATGCTCGGCTACACGCTGTGGAAGAAGGACTTCGGTGCGCTGCACCGGCCGCGCGAGATCGGCCGCAGGGAACTGACCATCGCGCTGGCGATCGGTGCAGTGATCGGCTTCTACGACGGCTTCTTCGGGCCCGGCACCGGCAGCTTCCTGATCTTCCTGTTCGTGCGCTTCTTCGGGCTGGACTTCCTGCGCGCCTCGGCGGCGTCGAAGGTGGTAAACCTGGCCACCAACGTGGCCGCGATCTCGTTCTTCGTGCCCACCGGCAACATCCTGTGGCTGTTCGCGATCCCGATGGCCGCGGCCAACATCACCGGTTCGGTGGTCGGCACGCGGTTGGCGCTGCGCGGCGGTACGCCGTTCATCCGCAAACTGTTCGTCGGCCTGGTCGTGGTGCTGATCGCACGGATGGCCTGGGATACGTTCGCGGGATGA